DNA from Plasmodium reichenowi strain SY57 chromosome Unknown, whole genome shotgun sequence:
TTGGtatttaatgaaaaaaaaaaaaatacatacatacttacgtatattatgaacaatacttatatttgttttattattttgttacattttaaatggtacatacatacatatatatatatatatatatatatatatatatatatattttttttaatttaccaggtaattcttttataagaaaatattacaCCATTTTTGATAATGATCATAAACTCATAGGTCTAATTGAA
Protein-coding regions in this window:
- a CDS encoding plasmepsin VI, translated to NSFIRKYYTIFDNDHKLIGLIEANHNF